The following proteins are co-located in the Solanum pennellii chromosome 1, SPENNV200 genome:
- the LOC107003054 gene encoding DNA-directed RNA polymerase V subunit 1-like produces the protein MEEKSLSSKVSDGIVKRIKFGLATPQEICKSSISDCPITHPSLLLNPFLGLPLEAGRCESCGTAEPGQCEGHFGYIELPIPIYHPDHVSELKKMLSLLCLKCLKMKNRKFQVKNAGVLERMLSSCCEDVSQVSVYEGKTSDGASYLELKVPKNAAKLQEWNFLEKYGYRYGDGYSRPLLPSEVLAILRRIREDTRKKLSAKGYFPQEGYILQYLPVPPNCLSVPDISDGNNIMSSDHSITMLRKVLRQIDIIKSSRSGTPNFEAHEVEANDLQAAVVQYLQFRGTGKASRDVDKRFGIHKEAADTTTKAWLEKMKTLFIRKGSGFSSRSVITGDPYKGVGEIGLPCEIAQKITFEERVSQHNMAYLQKLVDEKLCLTYKDGSSTYSLREGSKGHTFLRPGQIVHRRIMDGDTVFINRPPTTHKHSLQALSVYVHDDHTVKINPLMCGPLSADFDGDCIHLFYPQSLSAKAEVLELFAVGKQLLSSHTGNFNLQLATDSLLSLKLMFSHYFFDKAAAQQLAMFLPMALPDSAVVDVRKSGAMWTTLQILGAALPDGFDSCGETHTIGKSQFLGIDYHRDLISSILNDVITSIYFMKGPNDVLKFFNSLQPLLMENLCTEGFSISLRDFYMTKAVRDGIQERIQCMSKLLHHLRSSYNESVEVQLEHHLRNEKLPVIDFVLKSSGMGVLIDSKSESAFNKVVQQIGFLGLQISDRGKFYTKTLVHDMAQLFQKKYPSVGTNPSEEFGLVRSCLFYGLDPYQGMIHSISSREVIVRSTRGLTEPGTLFKNLMAILRDVVICYDGTVRNVSSNSIIQFEYGSSGGSNLPSEFCAGDPVGVLAATAMSNPAYKAVLDSSPSSNSSWEMMKEILLCGVSFKNDVSDRRVILYLNDCGCRRGYCREKAAYVVKNHLSKVCLKDAADEFLIEYAGRQAGYENSETGTGLIGHIRLNQGQLENLGISVLEVHERCQENISSFQKKKKIGNLFKRIVLSVSEFCSFCHNSGSKCLNAPCLRFSWPDASDDHLERVSHILADMICPILLDTVIKGDPRVSSANIAWISPDTMSWIRSPSKSQRGELALDIVLEKEAVKQRGDAWRILMDSCLPVIHLIDTTRSIPYAIKQVQELIGISCAFEQAVKRLSTSVTMVTKGVLKDHLVLLANSMTCAGNLVGFNAGGIKALSRSLNVQIPFTEATLFTPRKCFERAAEKCHVDSLSSIVASCSWGKHVAVGTGSRFEVLLNTRNVEWNIPDTRDVYSFLHLVRSTSAQEVEGTSCLGAEIDELEDDEDMGLYLSPNRDSGSEMPTFEDRAEFDYNENLDEGKPSGSAWEKASSGSVKSGGSWDMAGKTQNGAEEGVNQSDSWSAWGKKVDGSNPQQSGVTEQSESWGKKGETDGGSSWGKKGETDVGSSWGKKAEMDGGSSWGKKAETDGGSSWGKKGETDGGSSWGKKGETDGGSSWGKKAEMDGGSSWGKKAETDGGSSWGKKAETDAGSSWGKKGETDGGSSWGKKGETDGGSSWGEKPETDGGSSWGKKAETDGGSSWGKKVDKDGGSSWGKKVDKDGASWGKKVESENFPQLSGKEEQSGSWSSWGKQVEKDGGSSWGKKVDEPEKNLHQSGNGEQSGFVSSWGKVEKDGGSWGKKIESHQSGKGEESGSLSSWGKKVETDGGSSWGKKVDKDSSSWGKKVDKDGGSWGKKIETENTPQLSGKEEQSGSLSSWGKKVEKDGGSSWGKKVDEPENNTQQSGSGEQSGSWSSWGKKVEKDGGSWDGPKQSNSESSWGKAPNGGGLGSATAEGNKRLDQSVNDWSSSVSRDGQLNEPTHDDSTKNGGWNSSTVGGWNSQKVGVEESDKTPQWGQRRRNAKGDFKENSRGWGSASGGEWKNNRPARSADDSNRGGHFTATRQKIDLFTAEEQEIISDVDPIMLKVRKIMHGTVNNDGDPLSADDQSYIIDTVLNYHPDKAVKMGAGLDYITVSKHTNFQDTRCFYVVSTDGAKQDFSTRKCLENFVRSKYPDKAESFNEKYFKKPPPPRVPKIASPPKIASPAPSVD, from the exons GATGTCTCACAAGTCTCAGTATATGAGGGCAAGACCTCAGATGGTGCTTCCTATTTGGAGTTGAAAGTACCAAAAAATGCTGCAAAGCTTCAAGAGTGGAACTTCTTGGAGAAATATGGCTACCGCTACGGTGACGGTTATTCTCGACCTTTGCTTCCTTCTGAG GTTCTTGCCATTTTGAGAAGAATTCGTGAAGATACGAGAAAAAAGTTATCAGCTAAAGGCTATTTCCCACAGGAGGGATACATCCTGCAATACTTACCAGTACCTCCTAACTGTTTGTCTGTTCCTGATATATCTGATGGGAATAACATCATGTCTTCG GATCACTCTATAACAATGCTCAGGAAGGTGCTGAGGCAGATTGACATAATTAAAAGTTCAAGATCTGGTACACCTAATTTTGAGGCTCATGAGGTGGAGGCAAACGATTTACAAGCAGCAGTTGTCCAGTATCTCCAATTTAGGGGGACAGGCAAG GCATCCCGTGATGTTGATAAACGTTTTGGAATACACAAGGAAGCAGCTGATACCACCACTAAAGCCTGGCTAGAGAAGATGAAGACCTTGTTTATCAGAAAGGGGTCTGGTTTCTCATCTCGAAGCGTCATAACTGGTGACCCATACAAAGGGGTGGGTGAGATCGGTTTGCCATGTGAAATTGCTCAGAAAATCACTTTTGAGGAGAGAGTAAGTCAGCACAATATGGCATATTTACAGAAATTGGTGGATGAAAAGCTTTGTTTAACCTATAAAGACGGGTCAAGTACTTATTCTTTGAGAGAAGGGTCAAAGGGGCATACATTTCTACGACCTGGGCAAATAGTGCATAGGAGGATAATGGACGGTGATACTGTTTTCATTAACAGGCCACCCACAACACATAAGCACTCCCTCCAAGCCTTATCAGTGTATGTCCATGATGATCATACTGTGAAGATCAACCCACTTATGTGCGGCCCCCTTAGCGCTGATTTTGATGGGGACTGCATTCATTTGTTTTACCCTCAGTCCCTTTCTGCCAAAGCAGAGGTTTTGGAGCTTTTTGCTGTTGGGAAACAGTTGCTGAGTTCTCACACCGGTAACTTCAATTTGCAGCTTGCCACCGACTCATTGCTGTCGTTGAAGTTAATGTTCTCACATTACTTCTTTGATAAAGCAGCTGCCCAACAGTTAGCAATGTTTCTTCCGATGGCCTTACCTGATTCTGCTGTTGTAGATGTTCGTAAATCTGGTGCCATGTGGACGACCTTGCAGATCTTGGGGGCTGCTTTACCGGATGGCTTTGATAGTTGTGGGGAGACTCACACAATTGGGAAAAGTCAGTTCCTTGGAATAGATTACCACAGAGACTTGATTTCGTCAATTCTGAATGATGTTATCACATCTATCTATTTTATGAAGGGTCCGAATGATGTATTGAAGTTCTTTAATTCTTTACAGCCTCTTTTAATGGAAAATTTGTGCACAGAAGGTTTTAGTATTAGTCTCCGAGATTTCTACATGACAAAGGCTGTTAGGGATGGTATCCAGGAAAGAATTCAGTGCATGTCGAAGTTGCTACATCATTTGCGGTCATCCTATAATGAATCCGTAGAAGTACAATTGGAGCATCACTTGCGTAATGAGAAACTTCCAGTTATTGACTTTGTGCTCAAGTCGTCTGGCATGGGTGTTCTAATTGATTCCAAGAGTGAATCTGCCTTTAATAAGGTGGTTCAGCAAATTGGTTTCTTAGGCTTGCAAATATCAGACAGGGGCAAATTTTACACAAAGACACTGGTGCATGACATGGCTCAACTGTTCCAGAAGAAGTATCCTTCTGTTGGTACTAACCCTTCCGAGGAATTTGGGTTGGTTAGAAGTTGTCTGTTCTACGGGTTGGACCCTTACCAGGGGATGATTCATTCGATCTCCAGTAGAGAAGTGATTGTCCGCTCAACCAGGGGATTAACAGAACCTGGGACATTGTTCAAGAATTTGATGGCCATTCTCCGCGATGTAGTCATTTGTTATGACGGGACTGTTAGGAACGTTTCCAGCAACTCAATTATTCAGTTCGAATATGGGTCTAGCGGTGGGTCAAATTTACCAAGTGAATTTTGTGCTGGTGATCCAGTTGGAGTGTTGGCTGCTACTGCTATGTCCAATCCTGCATACAAGGCAGTTCTGGATTCATCTCCAAGCAGTAATTCCTCCTGGGAGATGATGAAG GAGATACTGCTTTGTGGAGTGAGCTTCAAGAATGATGTTTCTGACCGTCGAGTAATCCTTTATCTGAATGATTGTGGATGCCGTAGAGGGTACTGCAGAGAAAAAGCGGCATACGTTGTCAAGAATCATTTGAGTAAAGTATGTCTTAAGGATGCTGCAGACGAGTTCTTGATAGA ATACGCAGGCCGACAAGCAGGATATGAGAATTCTGAAACAGGGACAGGCCTCATTGGTCATATTCGTCTCAACCAG GGGCAGCTGGAAAATTTGGGAATCAGTGTTCTTGAGGTTCATGAAAGATGCCAAGAAAATATCAGTTCATtccagaagaaaaaaaaaattggcaatCTTTTCAAGAGAATAGTTTTGTCAGTGAG TGAATTTTGTTCGTTTTGCCACAATTCTGGAAGTAAGTGTCTGAATGCACCATGTTTGAGGTTCTCTTGGCCAGATGCGAGTGACGATCACTTGGAGAGGGTTTCTCATATTCTTGCTGATATGATATGTCCAATATTGTTGGATACAGTTATCAAAG GTGATCCAAGGGTTTCAAGTGCAAATATAGCATGGATTTCTCCTGACACAATGTCTTGGATTAGGAGCCCTTCCAAGAGTCAAAGAGGTGAATTAGCTCTGGATATTGTTCTCGAGAAAGAAGCTGTTAAGCAAAGGGGAGATGCTTGGAGGATTCTCATGGATTCTTGTCTTCCTGTCATCCATCTGATAGACACTACGCGCTCCATCCCATATGCAATAAAGCAAGTCCAAGAACTGATTGGAATTTCTTGTGCTTTTGAGCAAGCTGTTAAG CGCCTATCAACGTCAGTTACAATGGTCACAAAGGGTGTTCTCAAAGACCACCTAGTTCTATTGGCTAATAGCATGACATGCGCAGGAAATCTGGTTGGTTTCAATGCTGGTGGAATAAAAGCATTATCTCGATCATTAAATGTGCAGATACCATTTACAGAAGCAACTCTATTT ACCCCAAGAAAATGCTTTGAAAGGGCTGCTGAAAAGTGCCATGTCGATTCTTTGTCAAGCATCGTGGCTTCTTGCTCCTGGGGAAAGCATGTGGCAGTTGGTACGGGATCTCGATTTGAAGTCCTCTTGAACACAAGAAAT GTTGAATGGAATATACCAGATACACGTGATGTTTATAGCTTCCTACACTTGGTGAGGAGCACCTCTGCTCAAGAAGTTGAAGGTACCAGTTGTCTTGGTGCAGAAATTGATGAACTAGAGGACGATGAAGATATGGGATTGTACCTGTCTCCCAATCGGGACTCTGGTTCTGAAATGCCCACTTTTGAAGATAGAGCTGAATTTGATTATAATGAGAACTTAGATGAAGGAAAGCCAAGTGGCTCTGCATGGGAGAAGGCCTCATCTGGGAGTGTCAAATCTGGTGGTAGCTGGGACATGGCTGGCAAAACCCAAAATGGCGCTGAAGAGGGTGTCAATCAGTCAGATTCATGGTCTGCTTGGGGTAAAAAGGTTGATGGAAGTAATCCTCAGCAATCTGGGGTTACAGAGCAGTCAGAATCATGGGGTAAAAAGGGGGAAACAGATGGTGGTTCTTCTTGGGGGAAAAAGGGGGAAACAGATGTTGGTTCTTCTTGGGGGAAAAAGGCGGAAATGGATGGTGGTTCTTCTTGGGGGAAAAAGGCAGAAACAGATGGTGGCTCTTCTTGGGGAAAAAAAGGGGAAACAGATGGTGGTTCTTCTTGGGGAAAAAAAGGGGAAACAGATGGTGGTTCTTCTTGGGGGAAAAAGGCGGAAATGGATGGTGGTTCTTCTTGGGGGAAAAAGGCAGAAACAGATGGTGGTTCTTCTTGGGGGAAAAAGGCAGAAACAGATGCTGGTTCTTCTTGGGGAAAAAAAGGGGAAACAGATGGTGGTTCTTCTTGGGGAAAAAAAGGGGAAACAGATGGTGGTTCTTCTTGGGGGGAAAAGCCGGAAACAGATGGTGGTTCTTCTTGGGGGAAAAAGGCGGAAACAGATGGTGGTTCTTCTTGGGGGAAAAAGGTGGATAAAGATGGTGGTTCTTCTTGGGGGAAAAAGGTGGACAAAGATGGTGCTTCTTGGGGGAAAAAGGTTGAAAGTGAGAATTTCCCTCAACTATCTGGGAAAGAAGAGCAGTCAGGATCTTGGTCCTCATGGGGGAAACAGGTGGAAAAAGATGGTGGGTCTTCTTGGGGGAAAAAGGTTGATGAACCTGAGAAAAATCTGCACCAGTCTGGGAATGGAGAGCAGTCAGGTTTTGTATCCTCATGGGGGAAGGTGGAAAAAGATGGTGGGTCTTGGGGTAAAAAGATTGAGAGTCACCAATCTGGGAAGGGAGAGGAGTCAGGATCTTTATCTTCATGGGGAAAAAAAGTGGAAACAGATGGTGGTTCTTCTTGGGGGAAAAAGGTGGATAAAGACTCTAGTTCATGGGGGAAAAAGGTGGATAAAGATGGTGGTTCTTGGGGGAAAAAGATTGAAACTGAGAATACCCCTCAACTATCTGGGAAAGAAGAGCAGTCAGGATCTTTGTCCTCATGGGGGAAAAAGGTGGAAAAAGATGGTGGGTCTTCTTGGGGGAAAAAGGTTGATGAACCTGAGAATAACACGCAGCAATCTGGGAGTGGAGAGCAGTCAGGATCTTGGTCCTCATGGGGGAAGAAGGTGGAAAAAGATGGTGGTTCTTGGGATGGGCCCAAACAGTCAAATTCTGAGTCGTCTTGGGGAAAAGCTCCTAATGGTGGTGGATTAGGTTCAGCGACTGCTGAAGGCAATAAAAGACTTGACCAGTCAGTTAATGATTGGAGCTCTAGTGTAAGTAGAGATGGGCAGTTAAATGAACCAACACATGATGACTCTACAAAAAATGGTGGTTGGAATTCTTCAACCGTTGGTGGTTGGAACTCTCAGAAGGTTGGCGTTGAAGAGAGCGATAAGACACCTCAATGGGGTCAGCGCAGACGTAATGCAAAAGGAGATTTTAAGGAAAATTCGCGAGGTTGGGGCTCTGCTAGTGGTGGAGAGTGGAAGAACAACCGGCCTGCAAGATCAGCTGATGACTCCAATAGAGGTGGACATTTTACAGCAACAAGGCAAAAGATTGATCTTTTCACAGCAGAGGAACAAGAAATAATTTCAGATGTTGATCCTATCATGCTGAAAGTCAGAAAGATAATGCATGGGACAGT GAACAATGATGGTGACCCCTTATCTGCTGATGACCAGTCGTATATTATCGACACGGTTCTCAATTACCATCCGGATAAAGCTGTCAAGATGGGAGCTGGTCTTGATTATATTACG GTCAGTAAACATACGAACTTCCAGGATACTAGATGCTTCTACGTCGTCTCTACTGATGGTGCCAAGCAAGATTTCTCCACCCGGAAATGTCTGGAGAACTTTGTCAGATCAAAATATCCTGATAAGGCTGAGAGTTTCAATGAAAAGTACTTCAAGAAGCCGCCTCCACCTCGTGTCCCTAAGATTGCTTCTCCACCTAAGATTGCTTCTCCAGCACCATCAGTTGATTGA